The following is a genomic window from Serratia ficaria.
CGACCAGCACTGAAGGCACCTTTAATATATCAACCACAAACTTAAGCGTTTCCTGGATAAACATATCCACCTCGCCAATCGGTTTATTCAGATGATTGAGTGAGCTTCGAAGTAAGCGCGCAGCTTGGCTTCCAGCTCATTGATGTCGATGATATTGCTGATGACCACCAGCTGTTCCGCCGGCACGCTGGCGCTGTCGGCGATGTCCTTCGCCATCACGAAAATATCGGCGGCGCCGGGCGTGGCGGAAGAGAGATCGGAGTGTTCGACCTCGGCTTCTATCGCCATTTTTTTCAGCACTTTTTTGATGTTCATTTCCACCATAAAGCTGCTGCCAAGACCTGAACCGCAAATCGCCATGATTTTCATTGTATTCACCTGTTAAATTTCGCATGTAGGGTAGCGCCGTCAGAAATAAATCTGACGGAGCAAGACGTCATTATTCGGCCTGGTGATTAAAAATTAGTAGCGGGCAATAATATCCTCGATCTGTTGTTTGTCTCGCGCCTGAAATAAGGCGTCCATCGCCGGGCTATCCGAAAACAACTCCGCCAGCTGCGAGATTAATTCAATATGGCTGCTGCTGTCGGGTGCGGAGAGCATCACCACTATCCACACCGGGTCGTTATCTTCGGAGTGAAAGCGCACCCCCTGATGAACCTTCAGCAGCGACAGCCCCAGCGCGTTGGCGCCCTCTTCCGGCCGGGCGTGCGGCATGGCGATGCCCGGCGCCAACACGAAATACGGCCCCAGCGCCGCGTGCTGCCGAAAAATCGCCGTCAGATAATCCGGCGTGATGATATTGCGCTGCAGCAGCGGCCGGGCGCTCAGCGTCACCGCCTGCCGCCAGTCCTCCACCCGCT
Proteins encoded in this region:
- a CDS encoding PTS sugar transporter subunit IIB; the encoded protein is MKIMAICGSGLGSSFMVEMNIKKVLKKMAIEAEVEHSDLSSATPGAADIFVMAKDIADSASVPAEQLVVISNIIDINELEAKLRAYFEAHSII
- a CDS encoding PTS sugar transporter subunit IIA; this translates as MLKDWLSAEHIQLCERVEDWRQAVTLSARPLLQRNIITPDYLTAIFRQHAALGPYFVLAPGIAMPHARPEEGANALGLSLLKVHQGVRFHSEDNDPVWIVVMLSAPDSSSHIELISQLAELFSDSPAMDALFQARDKQQIEDIIARY